A segment of the Pan paniscus chromosome 9, NHGRI_mPanPan1-v2.0_pri, whole genome shotgun sequence genome:
tgaCTTGTAAAAACTAGATGTAAAAACTATAAGCTATTACAGGAATTATGCTCTCTTATACAAAACTTTGATGagaattgtattttgaaatgcttTTCTTCTTCCAATCTGAATTCTAAGTCTTCAAAGTCTATCCCAAATTCTACCTGTTTTCTGAATTCTTCCCTGGCCCTCCTGATTCACATGAAGTCTACTTCCCTAGATTCCTGGTATTGACCATGCAgtatattttcttactttcttttttaaaaacagaacaattcttgcctcaaataaaattttacacaGAAATCTATGAAAAAGCTGTGCTGCTCTGGTTGAAAACAGGGGCAGACAACCCTACCTGAATGTCTCACAATGTGTCAAATTTAACATGTTCAAAACAGAACTCATCAACTACCTCTTCTCTCTGCCTAAATATGGCAATTCTTTTGCATTCCCTGTATTGATGGCACCAACATTTACCTAGAAAGTGAGGGTCCTCTCTGCTGCTACAATCAATCAGTCACTATCTGTCAACTCtacctccttttttattttttcctgctccCCTTCCCACTTTGACCTCCTTGATAATCAGCTTTATCAGCATCTAATTACTTACCTCAATTCCAACTCCTATCATACAAGCTAAGAGTCTCTTAATTGGGAGGATTACTGGAACAGCCTCCTAACTCAGTTTTTTTCCAATCCATCCTCCATATTTTGCCAgagtaatctttctaaaatgcgTATCCAATTTTATCAATCTCCTGCTGAAATCAACCAGCTCTTCATGTCCTTTAGAAAAAATCTAGACTCCTTCAGTATTGTTTTGCAAACCTCTAATGCTCTGATTTGCACTTGCCTCCTCAGTTTCACCTCTTATTATCACTCTGGGTAATTTATTCAGAATTTTAACTATctttgagttttatattttttcctcataTTGTGTAAACAGAGAGACTGTGggggctcagagaagttaggtaGCTTGACCTAGGTTATATAATATCTACTGACTGATTGCCTTAATAGTACCTAGGCAGTAGACAAGCAGAGAGATAATCTTTGTAGACCACAACTATATCTTGATCATCTTTGATTCTCCTGTCAATTAACAGATATCGACTaaatgttgaacaaatgaataaacaagtaaatgacTAGCAAGCCTGTGAATATTACTCAGTGCATCTGAACTATTTGGAAAGAATTTCTTACATAACGAGGATACCTAGGATGTcataaaaataatcacatttatAGATCTACAAGTGCTATAATATTTAGACACGGTAAGGGAGATTTCTAATAGAAGAAGATATTACTTATATTCAAAAAAATTTCTACCTTAGTGTATGTGAGAAgatagatgtaaatatttaatactttGGTTTTACCTTCCTGGCCTGCTCTtcagctctttcttttttaattttttccagttcTGCAAGAAGAGCTGcagtatcatcatcatcactttcTTCTTCAAAATCTTCATCTTCCTCCTAAAAGAACAGTGAGAGCCCAGAAGATTGGAGGGAAAATACACACTACCAAAACACAGTACATATGTACAACGTATCACCCTAAGAAAGTCAAAACAATTTTATGTAGCTCAAAACAACTTTAAGCTAGCAGCAAAGATACTCAAAAGTGCAAAAAAGTGTGCTAaattctcagaagaaaataatttcaaatgaataATCATTAAATTTCAGTTGAAATTAGGTTTCCTGTTTTAACTATTATGAGTAACTCCATCAATTAACTCTAGAATTAACTGCTGATATGTATACATAGTTAGATATTACTCATTGGATGCCACTCAGGTTTTTCACTGTCCTGTATGTAGAAAACTGCAAATTGATTATAGGCTCTAGGGTCCCACAGAATTTTAACATTAACTGATGTGCTAATCCTTAAAAACCTTCTGCTTAGATTACTTCCCTCCCTAAGCACAGTGGGAACCATTAAGTGTATTGCACTTATAGAAGGGGACATATCTAATATGGAAAGGCCTCCAGGTACAACTCTAGAGGGCACTGTTTATAGGAAGCCCAGTATGAAGAGTGCCCTGGAGAGGTGTGTAACACAGCAGTAGTGCAGTAGTTTAGTACAGGACATTATTTTGGGGGAAAGCATATCCTTTTATAGATTCCTTCCATATTTGGTTCTCTAGAGATCAAACTTGCTCTTAAAGTCCCACAAAATAAtacttttggttttaaaattaacTATAAAGTTTAGCACTGAGGTCAGGGCTATATTTGAATAACAGTaagtaaacataaatatatgtcaCTTCTTAAAGCAAAGACATAACAAGTATTTTAGAAAAACATGGTAAATCAATTATTAGAGATGAAAGGAGGAAACAAAACATACATCTGTTAGAGGGTCATCGGCATCAAGGTTGGCAGCAGGAATCTGGTCTAACCGTGGCTTTTTTGACACTGAAGAGGAGGTTGTATGTTCTGGGGGGAAACAAAAATCATTTAACTTAGTAAAACAAATActtcatttcttaaaatgttttaggGACCTGTGAGCACAAGGAGCCCACATTAAAAGCATTATCCACAGTGAACTCACATCCACAGTGCCTGGGCAAATAAGcctttggtaaatatttgttgttattaTCTCTGATGACCTAAGAAAGTAGTACAGCTCACATCAATCTGTAAAAGTAAATGGTTAACATTTTCCAATTGCTACATAATGAAAAACTATCAACAACATAATTTTATGAGACAAATGTCTTGGATAGTGTTGGTACCTCGGGTTGGACGATCCCTATTTTTCTCTCTTGCAgcagctctctctctttcttccaacTCTCTCCTGAAGTCACGGTTACGAACCTCTTCAGGGGCATCCTGAGTAGTCTGTCTAAAGTAGAAACAAACCAGGGCAAAAATGttacttaaacacacacacacacacagagactgtAGTAATGGAAGACAATTCAGGAATGAGACTTTGTCCTTCGAGCAGAAAAAAGGGAAGTAGACAAGATCATAATTTAATGTGAAGGTTACTAACAGCCACTCTTGTGATGTTCCCAATATTTCAAGAAGTCCAAATTCAATCACATATTTTCCTATAATAAGGCTTTACAATgattaaaatgtctttaatttttattaggaTTATATCAACTCAGAACTTAACAGTAATACTTTTAATATACTGACTGGTGCTCATAGTGCATAATCTCTCTGAggcattattatttctattatttattgttCTATCTACATATGAAAATTCCTGGTTAGTAGGAATTTCACGTTTTAAAATCACAGCAGAATTTTAGTGTTAAACAtcctattgcattctattcctatGAAAATAGGTAAGTGACATAACTCAAACATACTACTATATCATGACCACGCCATTTAACAGATCTGGTCTTGTTTTgtgaacaataaaaaaagaaagtcttacTACCTGTATTTTATCTTTGTATGAGAGGGTAGGTCTCTGCTTGAATACTGCTTTGAAAGTTGGCTCAAATCACCTTCTCCTTTTCCCCTTCCACCTCTTGCAGGTTCAAAGGTTGGCCTGGCTGCTGTTGTCATCTTTTatgctttgaagaaaaatataatcaaGTTATTTCCAACATTACAAACACTCATTTTATAGAGTATTAATCAATATCCATACTGGTAAAGTAAGTTCTAAAACTCATTCCCCAAAACCTGCTTAATCTTCTTAAACAAAAGTtttcaagaaaacaaattatgAGGCTTAGGCTGTACAAGGAATATGGCTTCTCAGGCTTGCCTTAGTACAAAAAATTCTGTCATGAAGATCTGAGTTTGCATCCCTATTCTCCTTCTGACTATATGGGCTTGAGCAAGTCACCTGGCTTAACTTTGTCATCTGTGGAATGGAGATATTCCTCATAGATTATAAGAATTATGACACTTGACATGTCAAAACCCTAGTAAAATACAGTACTGCCAtgactgagttttaaaaatttccaactcAACCTTACTCTACCAGACTCTGTAAGGTTTGCATTTTATCTAAACGTCACACAATAGCAAATAGGCTAGTAGAAACaaaagctaaaaacaaacaaaaaatatcacTGACAAAGTTACTAAATGTCCCAGAGAAAAGTGTGTTAAACTTCAATGACagttacacagaaaaaaattcttaaacaaCCGTTTGTTGAGCCAATTTTCTCCTACAACAGGCATCATACTATAAATCAGATCGTTTGTGGGTTATAATTTAAGGCCTGttcaaaaaaaacaagaacctCACCCCCAGAGGATTCTGATGCCAAAAATCAGGGACTCATTCCTCAAGTTACTTTCTGCTTGGAGCAGTCACAAGAACACTGTGTAGCAGATGCAGTCACTAAAACCCCGTTAGTGTCGGAAAAGCAAGTGTGTGGGGAGGGTGGGCGAATTGGGaggatttttttggggggggggcggTGCTAATTCTCTCAACTTTCAAAAAGGGTAGAGACATgtatacaaagaagaaaacagggtTATCTGGCGCTGGGGGCGCCGCCCCTTCCCACACACCCACGGAATTATCACTCCGGCCTCCCGTGAGCTAGTCTTTGGCTATAATCAGAAACTCGCTGCCTCTTCACCCGTGCCCAGCACTGCAGGGGTGCGAAGGGTAGTGAAGGGAGGACCTGGGGTTCGCTTTACGCAGTAGGCGAGCTGCCTTTACGCTGCGATCTCCTCGGCGGGCCCGAGAGCTCCAGACGCGCCTGACAGGCACTCGGTTCCGCCCCTAGCCCGCTGCTCCAGGGCCTCCACCGCCCGCGCTCTGCACTCTGCCGCCGACTCCGACCCCAACTGCCCTTTCCCGTCCCATCGCGATAAGAAAGATAATCTCCTATCCTCTTGCCGCTCACACTGGCCGAGGTCCGATGCAGCAGGCTCCGAAGATCATACGGACGCCATTACCACTCTTGGCTCCCAGAAACCTCTGCGCCCAGAGCTAGCGCCTACGACCCGGAAGCAAAATCCAAGCGCTTCGGGGGCGGAAGCAACGACCAATC
Coding sequences within it:
- the CWC15 gene encoding spliceosome-associated protein CWC15 homolog produces the protein MTTAARPTFEPARGGRGKGEGDLSQLSKQYSSRDLPSHTKIKYRQTTQDAPEEVRNRDFRRELEERERAAAREKNRDRPTREHTTSSSVSKKPRLDQIPAANLDADDPLTDEEDEDFEEESDDDDTAALLAELEKIKKERAEEQARKEQEQKAEEERIRMENILSGNPLLNLTGPSQPQANFKVKRRWDDDVVFKNCAKGVDDQKKDKRFVNDTLRSEFHKKFMEKYIK